GTACTTTTGAGTGTCAGTGATATTTGGGGGCtcattagaacattttctatgctgCTTCTGGACATGGACAATCACAGCGATTTGTAGATCAGAGATGTTTAACCTGCGGACCTCCAGCAGttgtaaaactactactcccagcatggccttctgtaggctgatagctgctgGGTATCTGgcaatgatgggagtagtagttttgcaaaagctggaggaacacaggttgagcatccctggtttagatTTTATTGTACTAGGCCTAGTCTTTATTGCTTTGCATACATTGTTTTTTCCTTTTGTGCAATGCATTAAAACCTGAAGTTGCATAGCAACCGTGGTTTAAATTATTTGCAAATCCATTAACTCCTTCATATAGCATACATCTAAAATTTTTGGTATAAAATTTAATGTAAATATAGTCACTTTTCTGGATTTATATAGAATGATGTGTGTGATAGGATTGGTTATTACTGGCCAACATGCAGCTATCCAGCAGttgtaaaactactactcccagcatgcccttctgtaggctgatagctgtagggtaTCCGgaaatgatgggagtagtagtttctcACCAGCAGGATAGCCGCAGGTTGGACATATGTAGTGTAGGCGCTGATAGGGTCATATGGATTTTGTTCTTTATTCAGATGGCTCATGGATGCATTATAGCAAAATTGGTTTTTAATTGATTGTGGCAGCTGCAAGGATTGTGctagtctcttttttttttacagtaaaagacTTAAAAAAACAGTGGTACTCGTGCCGGGACCAATATCGCAGTGAACAAAATCTCAAGCTTCGTAGTGGTGATGGGTCttcaaagggtttctaccaccacattttgacctaattagctgtcagacactagcgatctgctagtgtctgctgtacctaaccatgctattgtaatccctttctctgcagcAGTTACcctaaaaaacgaacttttactgctatgcaaatgagcctctaggtgctatgggggcgtcttttcagcacctagaggctccgtctactcaccatgtctgccgcccagctcgtccctccagcccgcccatctctagattgacagcctccatcacagccgaattctcgcgcctgcgccgcgtgcgtctgtattcggcgcaggcgcagtgactgtcggaccgctcactgcgccggcatctccactgcgcctgcgccgatgacgtcagagTGCTCCCAGGAACAGACAACGCCCGGCCTCAAGCAGTGGAGATGCGCAGTGAGCGGtctgacagtcactgcgcctgcaccgaatacagacgcacatggcgcaggcgcgagaattcagccgtgatggaggctgtcaatctagagatgggcgggctggagggacgagctgggcggcagacatggtgagtagacggagcctctaggtgctgaaaagacgcccccatagcacctagaggctcatttgcatagcagtaaaagttcgttttttaggGTAAACgctgcagagaaagggattacaatagcatggtaaggtacagcagacactagcagatcgctagcatcagacagctaattaggtcaaaatgtggtggtagaaaccctttaaagaaaaaaacatatttatataCCTGTCAGCTGgatttttttaaaccaattaTGGATTTAAGGAGGtaagagtttttatttttaattatatatcCAATGTAATAAAATTTCTGTGTGATAGcgctgtgtccctgtgtgtgtaccCAGTTTTGCACTGGTCATGCATGGCCGACGACCTATATGGACATAGCGCTTCAGACAGGCCTTGTTCAGACGTCATtaaattgattatttattttccactttttttgtgagccaaaacctgaaGTGGAGGCTACTCAGAGATTaggaataataaaaataactgcaccaggtTTTGAGTTTTTGACCCacaactggttttggctcaatatagaaataagtgatcaaaaaaacTGATATGTGAACAGGGCCACACAAGTTCAATAGCAGGGGGTCAGCAGCCTGACTACCCGTATATATAAACAAGCCCCTATAGCAGTCATGTCCAACCGGCGCCACTCCAACtgcagcaaaactacaactccaagcatgccctaGTAGCTGTAAGCAATCTAtgaaagctgggagttgtagttttactgtAGGGCTGCAGGTTGGACATGACTGCCCTATAGCAAGATCACTGCTGCAGATTGGCAGAAAAATTTTAATAATAGAGCTTCACTGTTATTTACatcattttaaaatttttaattttaagtTTCGCATCTTTTTTTTTCCCAGGTTTCTTAAGTTTGTTTAGATTATTTCATTGTGCACGTGCTATGCACTGTCCAGTCAAGTAGCGGTTCTACTACTGTTCAATTTTAGCACGTTATTTAAAATgatttatatgtatatttatatagaattaaaataattttttttaatttaaagaaTGGTTGATAATCTGTCATCGGATTCAACTCCAAATCCGGAAGCAACAGGGAATCTTTCACAAGAGGTCTCTCAAGCACCACTAGAAGAAACCAGAGAAGAAATTCCTGAAAATACTAGTGAACCGatgattttataacaagacacggaggctcctattgctttaacctttctttacttctaccatagcagcaaagagagaaaatggtatacaaaaaagaaaccatggtaacagactcctcccccttatcccagtatatccttccttgtctgtctgagctcttcctctttctttgctgctaccaggcAGATAAGTACTCTCCAGCTCTGTGGCATTGCTCAGGGTCtggtatatttgtatttttatgtgcTTGGATTATCGGTTCGTTCGGTTTCTTTATTAGATTCTGATTAGACTCTTATCGTAGATACATatttctctcctgtatatatatatatttatttatctagggtacgtatatatatgtatatgttttttcgtTCAGGTACTTCTGTGGCCGTTCTGCCTAGGGGTTTGTCCTTataacagtttttgcggcttcccCGCTTTCCCCCCGTGTGATCcgtttctctgccctgtcatccttGTCCCTCGTTACCTCAGACTGCGCCGCCATTGCGCGCGCTTTctgcttcttcttcctctccttctcgcccgaagtctcgcgagttcGAGATTTCGCGCGCGTTTTTTCGCATATTTTCGCATTTTCGCATTTTTTCGCATTCGGCTGCTACTGacggcgagatctcgcgagatttcgccgTCCCTGTGCGTTTCCCCGCTCTGCACACACCGGACATCCCGCTCTGCACAGCGCATCTCCTGGCGGTCTTTTTCCACTGCTCTTGAGCCTTGTAAGTTCTGTTTTATTCCATTTCGTCTACCCACTAGCTGGCTATGATTCCTGGCTTCATTAtccccttttctctttttctcctctAGTGCTATTTTTGCTGCTCCGGTCGGGGTGACTAACCCCTGCCTTTTGCTACTTCACCATGTCTGTCAGAAAGAATTCCGTTGCCTCTGTGGCCCCTAGTGAAGCCCCCCAAGTAGATCAAGGTTCCCCTGCGCAGGATAGGAGGTCCGAGGTGATCCACCCGGACGACCATGAGGTGGCACTGCAAAGATCCATATCTAATGCCATTATAACCGCCATGGGTTCGATGTCATCTGCATTGACCCAGTCTATATCTCAGGCCCTTATGGCGCGCCCTGCTACTACTACCCAGGTTTTGGTCCCACCTCCAGGACCACCTCCTATTGTCTCCAGAACACCTCAGATTGATGGGCCATCCCCATCCCAAGACAACGCGCTTCAGTCGCGTAAACGAGCTTgtacccgccaggcagaaaaaacgcgggcatggaagactgccaggtctctacctgagcctaggtcagactctgatagggagtcagaggaggagactCATGACAACGTCTATGAATTGACGGATGAGGTGGAGGACGATTTGGCGGATATTGCTGTGGATCCGGTTCGTAATCTAGACCCGGAAGCCCCGTTACTACAACAGGGATCAGCAGAGGATCTCTTATTGGATCCGTCTGGGGAACCGCTGTTTAACCCCGAGGAGCTGCATCATCCCCGCTCCGCGGAATGGATGCCCGCCACACATGTGGCGCAGTATATGGAGGCTCGCATACGCAATCCGCTTAGTAAGGAATCGCGTAATAAGTTGCGGGCGGAGTGCCCTCGTCCTTTAATACCACACAAAGTGTGCGAGACGCCATCAGTGGATCCAAAGATGGTCCAGTTTCTGGCGAAGACGGGGTTTAACCCCCGTAAAGGGCTAGACGCGGCCTTGAAGGCTGTCCAAGACAAGCTACTGGACATTACAGGTCCTTTAGCAAAGATTTTCGATTTGGCTGAGTCCGCTATCGCGGCAGGTAGCCAGGTAGACCCTATAGAATTGAGAGGTTGGGCCCAGCGAGCCATATGCGTAGCGGGTAATACCAATACCTCGCTCGCCATTGAAAGGCGGAAGGCAATACTAATTAAGATCGAGCCAAAGCTCTCGAACTTAGCATTGACTGAAGCGGGCAAGGACGCCCAGGGGTTGCTCTTTGGCGACTCTTTTATTAAAGAGCTAGGGAAATATGTAGGAGCTTTTACGGCTCTTGATAAAGCCCAGACTTCGATGCGTCGAGTCTTTCAAGGGCGTTTTTCCAACAGGGCCGGCAGTGctaggggccgactgtccggccgttccaactTTCATGCCAGAGGTTCCGGCAGAGGATCCTTTAATTATAGAGCATCCCTCCAGGATCAGAGACTTCAGCCGTCCTTTTTTCCCTCACGAGGCGCTCCCTTCAGGTCACGAGGTTTCCGAGGGAATCCAGGCTCCCGTCGACCATTCGGTAAGTTATGTTCTTCGTCCCCCTCCTTTTTTAGACCATttagtcgggggcagactccgattcttttctcatgtgtggtcaggcataacctcagaccaatgggtcctttctactgtgcaggggttcacaaTAGATCTGATTGCCGATCCGAGCTCCATCCCAGCCCCCCCTACGGTACCACTGTCCTATGCGGCACGGTCCCAATTTCAGAGGGAATTGtcggatcttctgcagaaaggcgCGATCGAACGCGCACCGGAGAATCGTGGGGGTGTCATCAGCAGTATTTTCCTGGTGCAAAAGAAAGGGGGCCAGATGCGCCCGGTGATCAATTTGAAAGCCCTGAACAATTTTGTACAATaccgacatttcaagatggagggcatccatcttttgagggatctGCTCCTTCCAGGCGATTGGTTGGCCAAGATAGATCTCCAAGACGCCTATCTCACGGTCCCAGTGTCCCCCTCTTCAAGAGACCTGCTGCGGTTCCTGTGGAACGGTCAGGCCTGGCGCTTCACCTGCCTTCCGTTCGGCCTGtcctccgccccctggtgctttaccaagatcatgcgcccagtggtggcttggcttcgcagcagaggtgttcGTCTGATCGTCTACCTGGACGATATCTTGATCATGGCCCAATCACGGGCTCTCTTGTTGAGACACCTCCACTTGACGGTGACGCTCGTTTCCGACTTGGGGTTCATTGTCAACCAGGAGAAATCCTGTTTGACCCCCTCCAGATCCATAGAGTTCTTGGGTTTCCAGGTGAACTCGGAAGAATTATCCCTCAGTCTTCCACTCTCGAAAGTCAAGgctatccgcaaggagttgaagCATGCTCTACGCCTACCTCAGATGTCGTTGCGGCATTTGGCAAGGATAATCGGACTTCTGGCCTCCTCAATACAGGCCATTTTCCCAGCCCCCCTCCATTATCGTGCGTTGCAGCGCCTCAAAATTGCTCACCTTCGGTCGGGGGCCTCTTACGCAGATTTGGTCTCATTAGATGCCGAGACGACGGACGAGATGagatggtggatccacaacctgtcaGTGTGGAATGGCAGAGCGATCGTGGGTCCCCAACCGGATCTGATCATAGAATCCGATGCGAGCCTGCACGGATGGGGAGCACATTGCAGTGGTGTGTCCACGGGCGGTCCATGGTCTCCAGAAGAATCCCATCTTCACATCAACGCCCTGGAACTCCTAGCAGGGTCGTTTGCCATTCGCAGTTTTGCCAATGGTGTGGTCAGCTCAGCCATCAGGCTCCGCATGGACGATATATCTGCGGTCAGGTACGTCAATTGTATGGGTGGCACACGGTcggtggttctgacccatttggcgaaggatttttgggaATTCTGTCTCGACAGGAACATCTCTGTGGTGGCCGAGTACCTTCCAGGCCTTCACAACACTCTGGCGGACTGGAGTTCTCGCTACATATCggactccagcgactggaagttagACGAGACGGTTTTTTCTGCTATTTCTTCTCTGTGGGGTCCCTTTGCAGTCGACCTCTTCGCTTCGCGTTTGAATACCCAACTGCCCAGGTTTTTCAGCTGGAGGCCGGATCCCTTGGCGGAGGCAGTGGACGCTCTGCTTCAACATTGGGGAGGAGCGTTGATGTACGCATTCCCTCCCTTCGCGCTCATTCCACGAGTGCTCCTTCAGGTTCGTCAGCAGTTGGCGAACCTGGTTCTGATTGTTCCGTTTTGGAGAACCCAGTCCTGGTTCCCTCAGATCCTGGAACTTCTAGTGGACTTTCCGTTTCTCCTTCCCACTCAGGTGTCACTACTCCAAGGGCCTGCAGGAGAAGTTCACCCACTCCTGCAGAACGGGTCGCTACGCCTCCTAGCTTGCAAGATATCGGGAGTCCAGGAGGAGGCGCTGGACTTTCAGGAACAGCTAGGTTCTTATTGGACTGCGCTTGGGCGCCCGGGACGAGACGGGCTTATCGAGCCGCCTGGGGTTCTTGGTCTCGCTGGTGCGTCGACCGGACTCTGGATCCCGTTACGGCCCCTGTCAATTCCATCTTAGCCTTTTTATCCTCACTTTTTGAGGCAGGGAAGGCTTACCGCACCATCAATGTCTTTAGGTCAGCAATTTCCTCCAGACACAACGGTGTCGACGGCCGTCCAGCGGGTCAACACCCCCTGGTCTGTCGTTTACTCAAGGGTTCACGTTTGGCCCGACCACCTCGGCCACGGTTTTCGTCTACCTGGGATGTGTCGGATGTCTTGCAATTTCTAGTCAGTTGGCCCTCAAATGAGCTATTGTCGTTACGTCAGTTATCGGCCAAATTGGTCACTTTATTCTGTTTAATCTCCTGTAAGAGAGTTTCGGATGTGCGTGCTTTGGATTGGGACGCCAGATCCTTCACCCCGGAGGGGGTCCACTTTAACATTTCCCGTCGCACGAAAACCAGTATCCGGTCGGTCTCTTACCCCCGTTTTCCGACTTCTCCACAGCTACGTCCTGTAGCGTGCTTACGCGAGTATGAGGACAGAACCCGTCCACTGCGGTCTCTTTCTCTCCCCCACTTATTCATTTCGTTTCGCAGCCCGTTTGCTCCGGTTACCAGTGTTACGTTATCTCGCTGGGTCAAGTGGATTCTATCCCTTTCCGGGATTGATACGTCTATCTTCACGGCACATTCGGTCCGCAGTGCGACAGCTACGTCCATGACGTTATctggggctcgtttggaggatgttatgagattggcggattggtccagaTCTTCCACTTTCCGGGAGTTTTATTTCCGACCGGCTTCGCATGCTTTTGATTCTATAGTGGCTCAGCTTTAaacaagcaataggagcctccgtgtcttgttataaaattatgggattttactaaagtatgacgtaaagtcatgattttattaaagacacggaggcgagtattgccctccctggacCCACCCCTTGGGGTTTTTGACGTAAGTATGTTTTGTTGATTTACCGTATGGTCAGAATTTTAAAGTTGTTACTGTGTTTCCAACTGGTGGATCCTATGTTTCTAATGCACTGGATTATGCTCTTagaaggtttttctcttatttccttttttcctaGGTTGAGAGGCTTACGGCTTCATGTTTTAGAGTTACACAGTTCCGGTCGGAGGTCCAGTTGTGGCGGTCCAAGCCGACGAGTTCAAGGGGTTTTTTCGTTACCCGGTGGTTTCGGCGTCTGTTGTTCCGGTTGACCAGCGCTGTTTGagacacaaagaaagaggaagagctcagacagacaaggaaggatatactgggataagggggaggagtctgttaccatggtttcttttttgtataccattttctctctttgctgctatggtagaagtaaagaaaggttaaagcaatactcgcctccgtgtctttaataaaatcatgactttacgtcatactttAGTAAAATCCCATAATTACATCTCCTGAAATTTCGGCAAATGTGCTTACTACTCCAGTTCAAGAGCGACCTGTTCGCCCTTCTTCAGGCAGACGACGGCGCAGACACGCGGCTGATTCCGATTTAGAGGTTAGGAACTTGATTGATGCTCGGGTTCTACAATTTCTAAATCAGAATCGGTCGGGCAGTATAGAAGAGAGAACAATAAGAAGTCTGGCATCAAGTCTCGCTCGTGTGCCTGATAGACACAGTGAACCATTTGATATAGTACATCGAATGGAGCTTTTAAGAGATCAGCATCTCAATATCGAAACGCCAGTATACAGGTTAAATAGGCCAGAACCTCCTGATAGGCcccatgatctataccagtgtattactgtactgtgccggcagcagggagcgcacggcgtcatagcaaccagtgacgccgtgcgctcctgctctcaggagggatccaggccgcggttccacggcccgcacacggctgtgaaacacagccgtgtgcatggggccttatacatACACCGGGCCCTTTTACCAGGGAATTATttgatatataaaaaattgttttattaaaaaatactttATATTTCCAGATAATTTTATTACATTAAAATAATATATTGTTAACGTTAAATGTTAATTAAAATTTTTTTACaatgatatggaacgtcttttttaaagaaaaaaaaaaatataactttcacAATGGCGTGAGCAGGATCCGTGTTCCTGCGGGGGATCAGCCTTCACGATCCATTAAGGTAGATCAATGTGGTGTTATATTTCTGCATTGGCCCCATTCACTCGTGCACAATTCCATTatacagtgaatggggctggagcagAAAACTAGCAGAACAGTTGTATTTATTAAGCACGGAATTGGCTGGCTGTTTCAAAAACGGAACATGcagatgttttttgtttgtttttttaaatttaggaatacattttatattaatgAACTACTATTTGTGTAGGTCagtaacataaaatgaaatatacattttttaatttctGCTTTAAATTAGACAGTACATGATGGCTTGCATTGTTTAAATCACTAGAATGCATGTAAAGAATGTAGCGTTActacaaacaataaaaaacataatGTGCTGTCCCCTTTAAATTCTGATGTTCTATActtactgtggatggcactgtttagggaagggggatctgtggatggcactgtttaggggagggggatctgtggatggcactgtttaggggagtgggatctgtggatggcactgtttaggggagggggatccgtggatggcactgtttaggcgagggggatctgtggatggcacataggaaggggtggggtttagagggaaaggggtttggccttgacaggaagaggtgggtcaaatttatattaggggggtgcccgagtttagtctcgcctagtgcagcacaaaaccaagatacaccactgggtaAAATTAATTACAATAAATTGCCTATAataatcatagttttttttattttcttaatgttttattggttttaacaaaaaaaaaatcaacagttAGAACAACAAGGGAGGTAAAGTACGGAGAAGGAAGTAAGAAGGGAGAAATATCTATAGCCATTCAAAAATGCGATGACTCAAGACCAGAGGAATCATATTCCTGTCAgtacaataaggcctctttcagacgggcgttgcaggaaaaggtgtgggtgcgttgcgggaacatgcacgatttttccgcgcgagtgcaaaacattgtaatgcgttttgcacacgtgtgagaaaaattggcatgtttggtacccaaacctgaacttcctcACAGAAGTtccaggcttgggatcggtgttctgtagattgtattattttcacttataacattgttataagggaaaataatagcattctgaattcagaatgcatagtacaatagcgctggaggggttaaaaaaaaataactccccttaatccacttgatcacgcagcccggcttctcttctgtcttctttttctgctgtgtgcaggaaaaggacctgtggtgacgtcactccggtcatcacatgatccatcaccatggtaaaagatcatgtgacggaccatgtgatgaccggagtgatgtcaccacaggtccttttcctgcacacagcaaaaaagaagagaagccgggctgcgcgatcaagtggattaaggtgagtttaattattttattttaacccctccagcgttattgtactatgcattctgtattcagaatgctattattttcccttataaccatgttataagggaaaataataatgatcgggtctctatcccgatcgtctcctagcaaccgtgcgtgaaaatcgcaccgcatcggcacttgcttgcggatgcttgcgattttcacgcaaccccattcacttctatggagcctgtgttacgtgaaaaacgcacaaagaggagcatcctgcaattttcatgcaacgcacaagtgatgcgtaaaaatcactgctcgtgtgcacagccccatataaatgaatgggtcaggattcagtgcgggtgcaatgcgttcaactcacgcatcgcatccacgcggaatactcacccgtgtgaaagtggcctaagtgtTACATCATTTAACAAATATATGTCCAGGAAGGATATGTAAGGACAGCATATCAACACTGGTAGcaacatgtaaaaataaaaggAAGGGAGGCGGGAAGATGGGACACCAAGACAACACCGTAGCACTAGTCTGAGTCACATTGCTTTAGCTGTATGCCTAGAGATAGTAGAATGGATATCATCCCACTATATCATATTTGAGGTATAGTTTCTTAAATGTGTAAACCCATTTCCTAGGAATATCCATCAAGTGTTGAATGTGTGTGAGGCCCTTTGTGTGCCAAAAGGGCAAATACTGCAGGTGGTTTGCCATTCTGGAAATTAGGATTACCTTGAAAGAGGTAAAGGCCCTCCAAAAGTATGGAGGATTGAGTTTAAGTAGCTAAGAGTCTTATACACTGACTTTTTATTAACAGGTTAGTAGGCTTGAAATGGCCCTGTTGATGGTGAACCCCTGGCTCTCAAAGAGTCATCCTTCCACACTCAGGTGAGAGAAAATACATAGTGCAGGAAACCTCTATGGAaccatggctgaaggactgccTTTGCACTGGGCTCGGATGTAGTAAGCCAGCATAAGACAAAAGGCAGCTGTAGCAGAATATCCATTTTTTCTGTAATTAGATCTAAATGCGTGAAGTCCGGTAAATGACCAATATATTGTGAAGCACAGAGTCTGCACCTTCTGATGCAGCAGATACCTCAGTTATTCAGTTAATATATCTAACAGCAGAAAGTCTGGTAAAGGTCATGTCCTTTATTGAGAGCACAGACTGAGTCCGGAATCTGCTTCTTGATGCAGCAGATAACTTACTTGTTCTGTGAACACATCTCCCTGTGGAAAGTTCGATAAATGTCTGagaacagagaccaagcctggaatctgccttttgATGCTCTAGATAAATATCCAGTGCTGTCCAGATATTTTTGGTTGTCTTAATGGCATTTAACACCCTAGTTCTTAACCTTACATTTTATTAGAGGTTTTCAGAGTCCCGGGTCTCTTTCCTAGGGCTGATGGAGACCCTTTTTTGGGACACCATTACAGACAAATGCTGAGAAAAAAGCTTTATAAAGTAGCCTTCTACAATATGTTATGTATGGATTTCATTGTAGAAACTTTCTGCAGCACTTAGATgggatttttaaaattttcatccACTTTCCTCGTTTTGCCACATTTGGCTGTGCCCTAATATAATACTATAATGTATTTGTCCCTTTTATGACAACAAAAAATACTTACTTCTTACCCACAGATGTAGAAAATGACAGTGCAAGCAATTTTA
The sequence above is a segment of the Bufo gargarizans isolate SCDJY-AF-19 chromosome 6, ASM1485885v1, whole genome shotgun sequence genome. Coding sequences within it:
- the LOC122941587 gene encoding uncharacterized protein LOC122941587; the protein is MSVRKNSVASVAPSEAPQVDQGSPAQDRRSEVIHPDDHEVALQRSISNAIITAMGSMSSALTQSISQALMARPATTTQVLVPPPGPPPIVSRTPQIDGPSPSQDNALQSRKRACTRQAEKTRAWKTARSLPEPRSDSDRESEEETHDNVYELTDEVEDDLADIAVDPVRNLDPEAPLLQQGSAEDLLLDPSGEPLFNPEELHHPRSAEWMPATHVAQYMEARIRNPLSKESRNKLRAECPRPLIPHKVCETPSVDPKMVQFLAKTGFNPRKGLDAALKAVQDKLLDITGPLAKIFDLAESAIAAGSQVDPIELRGWAQRAICVAGNTNTSLAIERRKAILIKIEPKLSNLALTEAGKDAQGLLFGDSFIKELGKYVGAFTALDKAQTSMRRVFQGRFSNRAGSARGRLSGRSNFHARGSGRGSFNYRASLQDQRLQPSFFPSRGAPFRSRGFRGNPGSRRPFGKLCSSSPSFFRPFSRGQTPILFSCVVRHNLRPMGPFYCAGVHNRSDCRSELHPSPPYGTTVLCGTVPISEGIVGSSAERRDRTRTGESWGCHQQYFPGAKEQFCTIPTFQDGGHPSFEGSAPSRRLVGQDRSPRRLSHGPSVPLFKRPAAVPVERSGLALHLPSVRPVLRPLVLYQDHAPSGGLASQQRCSSDRLPGRYLDHGPITGSLVETPPLDGDARFRLGVHCQPGEILFDPLQIHRVLGFPGELGRIIPQSSTLESQGYPQGVEACSTPTSDVVAAFGKDNRTSGLLNTGHFPSPPPLSCVAAPQNCSPSVGGLLRRFGLIRCRDDGRDEMVDPQPVSVEWQSDRGSPTGSDHRIRCEPARMGSTLQWCVHGRSMVSRRIPSSHQRPGTPSRVVCHSQFCQWCGQLSHQAPHGRYICGQVRQLYGWHTVGGSDPFGEGFLGILSRQEHLCGGRVPSRPSQHSGGLEFSLHIGLQRLEVRRDGFFCYFFSVGSLCSRPLRFAFEYPTAQVFQLEAGSLGGGSGRSASTLGRSVDVRIPSLRAHSTSAPSGSSAVGEPGSDCSVLENPVLVPSDPGTSSGLSVSPSHSGVTTPRACRRSSPTPAERVATPPSLQDIGSPGGGAGLSGTARFLLDCAWAPGTRRAYRAAWGSWSRWCVDRTLDPVTAPVNSILAFLSSLFEAGKAYRTINVFRSAISSRHNGVDGRPAGQHPLVCRLLKGSRLARPPRPRFSSTWDVSDVLQFLVSWPSNELLSLRQLSAKLVTLFCLISCKRVSDVRALDWDARSFTPEGVHFNISRRTKTSIRSVSYPRFPTSPQLRPVACLREYEDRTRPLRSLSLPHLFISFRSPFAPVTSVTLSRWVKWILSLSGIDTSIFTAHSVRSATATSMTLSGARLEDVMRLADWSRSSTFREFYFRPASHAFDSIVAQL